A region of Pirellulaceae bacterium DNA encodes the following proteins:
- a CDS encoding ATPase, T2SS/T4P/T4SS family encodes MAMFTDILIRNGVISKEQLTHADQVSRDQATSVGEALVSLGYATAEQVMRTIAEEHNLEFIDLNETSISPTVVELVPESVARENTILPLDEASDDALRVIVSDPLDLETFDKLRFILNCQIEIALATRESILEAINRYYGQIEGESADSMLQEFTDTAIDFTETEEASSDNSEVVDEHSAPIVKLVQLMIAEAVQLRASDIHIEPFEDRVRVRYRIDGVLVERDSPPRRLLGALLSRIKILAKMDIAERRRTQDGRIKITTGDKELDLRVSVIPTNHGQSVVMRLLDKDNIKVGVRQLGLNEATYDQFTGLIRRPNGIVLVTGPTGSGKTTTLYAALNELNRPDRKIITAEDPVEYYLPGINQVEVRHSIGLDFARIIRSMLRQAPNIILVGEMRDMETASMGIQASLTGHLVFSTLHTNDAPSAMTRMVDIGVPNYLVASSVIAVLAQRLVRVVCSKCKQPHTISDAELADSGISAEAAAEATFMKGAGCAACNNGGYRGRIGIYELMIMTSRVRELVFENASAVDIREVAISEGMTTLYRDGLDKVLRGVTTLDEVYRVAKRTESDVAAG; translated from the coding sequence ATGGCGATGTTTACCGACATCCTGATTCGCAATGGCGTCATCAGTAAAGAACAACTCACCCACGCTGACCAGGTCTCTCGCGATCAGGCCACGAGCGTCGGCGAGGCGCTCGTCAGCCTAGGTTACGCAACGGCTGAACAAGTGATGCGCACCATCGCTGAAGAGCACAACTTAGAATTCATCGATTTGAACGAAACCTCCATTTCGCCCACTGTCGTTGAACTTGTGCCTGAGTCAGTTGCCCGCGAAAACACGATTCTGCCACTCGATGAAGCGAGTGATGACGCGTTACGCGTGATCGTCAGCGATCCGCTTGACCTGGAAACATTCGACAAACTGCGTTTCATCCTCAATTGTCAAATCGAAATCGCTTTGGCGACTCGCGAGAGCATCCTGGAAGCGATCAACCGGTATTATGGCCAGATCGAGGGTGAAAGTGCCGACTCGATGCTGCAGGAATTTACCGATACGGCGATCGATTTCACCGAAACCGAGGAGGCTTCTAGCGACAATTCCGAGGTCGTCGACGAACACAGTGCCCCGATCGTCAAGCTAGTCCAACTGATGATTGCCGAGGCCGTACAGTTGCGAGCCTCTGACATTCACATTGAGCCGTTCGAAGACCGCGTTCGGGTTCGATATCGCATCGACGGCGTCCTGGTCGAACGGGATAGCCCACCCCGCCGCTTGCTGGGCGCTTTGCTCAGCCGCATCAAGATTCTCGCCAAAATGGACATCGCTGAGCGTCGTCGCACCCAAGATGGTCGAATCAAAATCACCACCGGGGACAAGGAACTGGACCTCCGCGTCAGCGTGATTCCAACCAATCACGGCCAATCGGTCGTGATGCGACTGCTCGACAAGGACAACATTAAAGTCGGCGTCCGACAGCTGGGCTTGAACGAAGCAACCTATGATCAGTTCACAGGACTGATCCGACGGCCAAATGGGATTGTGTTGGTCACCGGCCCGACCGGCTCTGGCAAGACCACCACTTTGTATGCGGCCTTAAATGAGCTCAATCGACCGGATCGAAAAATCATCACGGCAGAAGATCCGGTGGAATATTACTTACCGGGGATCAATCAGGTGGAAGTCCGTCACAGCATCGGACTCGACTTTGCCCGCATCATTCGCTCCATGCTGCGTCAAGCGCCCAACATCATCCTGGTGGGTGAAATGCGAGACATGGAGACCGCATCGATGGGTATCCAAGCGTCTTTAACTGGACACTTGGTATTCAGTACACTCCATACGAACGATGCGCCCAGTGCGATGACACGCATGGTCGACATCGGAGTGCCGAATTATCTGGTGGCAAGCAGTGTGATCGCCGTTCTTGCCCAACGTCTGGTACGCGTTGTCTGCTCCAAATGTAAACAACCCCATACAATTTCCGACGCAGAATTAGCAGATTCGGGCATTTCGGCTGAGGCAGCCGCTGAGGCCACCTTCATGAAAGGAGCCGGCTGTGCGGCCTGTAATAATGGGGGGTATCGAGGCCGAATTGGTATCTACGAACTCATGATCATGACCAGTCGAGTTCGCGAACTGGTATTCGAAAATGCGTCGGCGGTCGACATCCGTGAGGTGGCGATTAGTGAAGGTATGACAACACTTTACCGCGATGGACTTGATAAAGTTTTGCGTGGCGTGACCACCTTGGACGAGGTCTATCGGGTCGCCAAGCGAACCGAATCGGATGTCGCGGCAGGCTAA
- a CDS encoding type IV pilus twitching motility protein PilT, producing MATILIDKLLAACVKQGASDIHIAVGQPPVFRLHGRMRKLETKVLEPEDTQGLMKSITPDRCQQELAEKGGSDFGFAFGDQARFRVSIFKQRGNIGMVLRQIPNDMLSFEQLGTPPKISELCMRPRGLFLVTGPTGSGKSTTLASMIDYINREADHHIITIEDPIEFYHYHKKSTVNQREVGNDVPSFAEAIKRALRQDPDVILVGELRDLETIEAAITAAETGHVVFGTLHTNSAQGTVNRIIDVFPTNQQDQIRTQLSTSIIGVLAQTLLPRLGGGRVAAYELLTVTPGIANLIRENKTYRITSAIQTGYKHGMILMDDSLFKLWEAEKVSIEDALAKAQSPDDLAKRISNAQKGMFDDEEDVSDSTK from the coding sequence ATGGCCACGATTCTAATTGACAAATTGCTAGCTGCCTGCGTGAAGCAGGGTGCGAGCGATATTCATATCGCTGTCGGACAGCCGCCAGTGTTTCGTCTGCATGGGCGAATGCGAAAGCTTGAAACCAAGGTTCTCGAGCCCGAGGACACGCAAGGGTTGATGAAAAGTATCACCCCCGACCGATGCCAACAGGAATTGGCTGAAAAAGGCGGAAGTGACTTTGGCTTTGCTTTTGGGGATCAGGCGCGCTTTCGCGTGTCGATCTTCAAACAACGCGGCAACATTGGGATGGTATTGCGGCAAATCCCGAACGACATGCTCAGCTTTGAGCAGTTGGGAACACCGCCGAAAATCTCCGAGCTTTGCATGCGACCTCGAGGCTTGTTCCTGGTCACCGGTCCGACCGGATCGGGCAAGAGCACCACGCTTGCGAGCATGATTGATTACATCAATCGCGAAGCGGATCACCATATCATTACGATTGAAGACCCGATCGAGTTTTATCACTACCACAAGAAGTCAACCGTCAATCAACGCGAAGTTGGCAACGATGTGCCCAGTTTTGCGGAGGCGATCAAGCGAGCTCTGCGTCAGGATCCGGATGTGATTCTCGTCGGTGAATTGCGTGACTTGGAAACGATCGAAGCAGCGATCACCGCTGCGGAAACAGGTCACGTTGTGTTTGGAACGTTACATACGAACAGTGCACAAGGCACGGTCAACCGTATTATCGACGTATTCCCCACGAACCAGCAGGACCAGATTCGCACCCAACTTTCAACCTCAATCATCGGCGTGCTTGCTCAAACCTTGCTGCCAAGATTGGGCGGCGGACGAGTCGCTGCTTACGAACTGCTCACGGTGACACCCGGTATTGCCAACTTGATTCGTGAGAACAAGACCTACCGCATCACATCGGCGATTCAAACTGGATACAAACACGGCATGATATTGATGGACGATTCGCTATTCAAACTGTGGGAGGCGGAAAAGGTCAGCATTGAAGACGCACTGGCAAAAGCCCAATCGCCAGACGATTTAGCCAAACGCATTAGTAACGCTCAAAAAGGAATGTTCGACGACGAAGAAGATGTCAGTGATTCGACGAAGTAA
- a CDS encoding ATPase, T2SS/T4P/T4SS family, with the protein MAIRRIGQILVDLGFINDEQLEMLLEEQRRHPGELLGKIAEEMGLVTDEQIALALAEQMSMQVVKLGEVQIAPEVMELITEAMAQLYRVIPVKLEGNEFTLATCDPQNLSIQDELRTFLGYDIKLLVATERDLNAALERHYASSSETFESIVTDLETDDELEAAAESLTKDGPIDITGAEALADSAPVRKLLNMVLLLAIKDHASDIHLEPFEEEFRIRIKSDGVLYEMVPPPRHLAFAITTRVKVMANLDIAERRLPQDGRIELTLGGHPVDLRVSVMPTMFGESVVMRVLDRTVVSLDLNKVGMNEVTIAGFREVMHKPNGIVLVTGPTGSGKTTTLYSALSELNDIKEKIITTEEPVEYDIDGIIQIPIDADIGNTFAQCLRAILRQDPDTILVGEIRDTETAEIAVQASLTGHLVFSTLHTNDAPGTVTRLRDMGIPPFLITATVEAILAQRLVRRVCEKCREEVGLSDDLLSQLAITREELEAKDRKFYRGKGCDTCNNTGYKGRVGLFELMVMNDELREMVLKGSSTDELRDKAQEYGMITLRDYGMNFAYEGVTSADEIVRETILDA; encoded by the coding sequence ATGGCCATTCGACGAATCGGACAAATCCTGGTTGACCTCGGTTTCATCAACGATGAACAGCTGGAGATGCTGTTAGAAGAACAGCGTCGCCATCCTGGCGAACTTCTTGGCAAGATCGCAGAGGAGATGGGGCTGGTCACCGACGAGCAGATTGCACTGGCGTTAGCCGAGCAGATGAGCATGCAGGTCGTCAAGTTAGGCGAAGTGCAAATTGCACCGGAAGTCATGGAGTTGATTACCGAAGCGATGGCTCAGCTCTACCGGGTCATTCCGGTCAAGCTGGAAGGGAACGAATTCACGCTGGCAACTTGCGATCCGCAAAACCTTTCGATTCAAGACGAGTTGCGAACGTTCTTGGGTTACGACATCAAATTGCTCGTCGCCACCGAACGCGACTTGAACGCCGCCTTAGAACGCCATTATGCCAGCTCGTCGGAAACGTTCGAGAGCATCGTAACGGATCTGGAAACAGACGATGAACTGGAAGCCGCAGCCGAATCGCTCACCAAGGATGGTCCCATCGACATCACGGGTGCGGAGGCTTTGGCCGACAGTGCTCCGGTTCGTAAGCTGCTGAACATGGTACTGCTACTAGCGATCAAGGATCACGCGAGCGACATCCATTTGGAGCCATTTGAAGAAGAGTTCCGCATCCGCATCAAGTCAGATGGCGTCTTGTACGAAATGGTTCCTCCCCCACGACACTTGGCGTTCGCGATTACGACCCGCGTCAAAGTGATGGCAAATCTGGACATTGCCGAACGACGACTTCCTCAAGACGGGCGCATTGAGCTGACGCTGGGCGGTCACCCTGTCGACTTGCGCGTTAGCGTGATGCCAACCATGTTCGGTGAGAGTGTCGTCATGCGAGTTCTCGACCGGACCGTCGTTTCGCTCGATCTGAACAAGGTCGGCATGAATGAAGTGACGATTGCTGGCTTCCGCGAGGTCATGCACAAGCCGAACGGCATCGTACTGGTGACTGGACCAACCGGCTCGGGGAAAACAACGACTCTTTATTCAGCCCTCAGCGAGCTGAACGACATCAAAGAAAAGATCATTACGACGGAAGAACCGGTCGAATACGACATCGATGGAATCATCCAAATCCCGATCGACGCCGATATTGGCAACACGTTCGCTCAGTGTTTGCGTGCCATTCTTCGACAAGACCCGGACACGATTCTCGTTGGTGAGATCCGCGACACGGAGACGGCCGAAATCGCCGTCCAGGCCTCCCTGACGGGTCACTTGGTATTCAGCACCTTGCACACGAATGACGCCCCCGGCACCGTCACCCGATTGCGTGACATGGGCATTCCACCGTTTCTGATCACCGCAACCGTTGAAGCCATTCTGGCCCAACGATTAGTGCGACGAGTTTGTGAAAAATGCCGGGAAGAAGTCGGCCTTTCCGATGATTTACTGTCCCAACTGGCGATCACGCGAGAAGAATTAGAGGCAAAAGATCGCAAATTCTATCGCGGTAAAGGCTGCGACACTTGCAATAATACAGGTTACAAGGGCCGCGTCGGACTATTTGAACTCATGGTCATGAATGACGAATTGAGAGAAATGGTGCTCAAAGGATCATCCACCGATGAGTTACGCGACAAGGCACAAGAATATGGCATGATTACCTTGCGTGACTACGGCATGAATTTCGCCTACGAAGGAGTCACCTCGGCCGACGAAATCGTGCGAGAAACCATCCTGGATGCATAG